Proteins from one Panicum virgatum strain AP13 chromosome 7K, P.virgatum_v5, whole genome shotgun sequence genomic window:
- the LOC120641128 gene encoding uncharacterized protein LOC120641128, producing the protein MASPMVAAPLQLRTSTGCLSFSSSPPSAAARRRFAAVQASAEAMATEKLGIRVERNPPESRLSELGVRQWPKWGCEKSKFPWTYSAKETCYLLQGKVKVYPEGHGEDFVEIAAGDLVVFPKGMSCTWDVAEAVDKHYNFE; encoded by the exons ATGGCGAGCCCGATGGTGGCCGCCCCGCTCCAGCTCCGCACCAGCACCGGCTGCCTCagcttctcctcctccccccccaGCGCAGCAGCCAGGCGGCGATTCGCGGCGGTGCAGGCGTCGGCGGAGGCGATGGCCACGGAGAAGCTGGGTATCAGGGTGGAGCGCAACCCGCCCGAGTCCCGCCTCTCCGAGCTCGGCGTCCGCCAGTGGCCCAA GTGGGGGTGCGAGAAGAGCAAGTTCCCGTGGACCTACTCGGCCAAGGAGACGTGCTACCTGCTGCAGGGGAAGGTGAAGGTGTACCCGGAGGGCCACGGGGAGGACTTCGTGGAGATCGCCGCGGGGGACCTGGTCGTCTTCCCCAAGGGCATGAGCTGCACCTGGGA
- the LOC120641131 gene encoding uncharacterized protein LOC120641131 translates to MAARLVSVPVPFLLLLLVVLAGSRAALASETVEQVCARATSGGAHPDLAPFCVASLRAAPGADGADARGLAAIATNLTLANYTAAVATIKTLERRGGWTAAQQGALATCCARYIEALNVVHSAVHALAVGNLRDYAADMAAVAKAATDCEDAFGAANAGGGGGASSPLRKVDEDAVNLTTVAALIVGSLEK, encoded by the coding sequence ATGGCGGCGAGGCTCGTCTCCGTCcccgtccccttcctcctcctcctcctcgtcgtcctggcTGGCTCCCGCGCGGCGCTGGCCTCCGAGACCGTGGAGCAGGTCTGCGCCAGGGCCACGTCGGGCGGCGCCCACCCGGACCTGGCGCCCTTCTGCGTGGCGTCGCTCCgggcggcgcccggcgccgACGGCGCCGACGCGCGCGGGCTGGCGGCGATCGCCACCAACCTGACGCTGGCCAACTACACGGCCGCCGTGGCCACCATCAAGACGCTGGAGCGGCGCGGGGGCTGGACAGCGGCCCAGCAGGGCGCGCTGGCCACGTGCTGCGCGCGCTACATCGAGGCGCTCAACGTCGTGCACAGCGCCGTCCACGCGCTGGCCGTGGGGAATCTCCGGGACTACGCGGCGGACATGGCCGCCGTCGCGAAGGCGGCCACCGACTGCGAGGACGCGTTCGGCGCCGccaacgccggcggcggcggcggggcgtcgTCGCCGCTGCGGAAGGTGGACGAGGACGCCGTCAACCTCACCACCGTGGCCGCGCTGATCGTCGGGTCGCTGGAGAAATGA
- the LOC120641130 gene encoding kinetochore protein SPC24 homolog: protein MAADTGKRLAVDELLSFTEELEGALRSSNDRDASAQVGAGARMLLSACRSDSDDLQLQMKEHQEKISSCKEKIEKAKAETITDEELNALQNKMEEKLQEEKQLRQELRVLRDELDNLDRQRTSIEERKDAIKKKNKDMQKAERTLSMCVSVTNIMPNLEDQEKISGYIVDRSGKKIEKFEFDKTTPPVEICDKLWKKI from the exons ATGGCGGCGGACACGGGCAAGCGGCTGGCGGTGGACGAACTCCTCTCCTTCACCGAGGAACTCGAGGGCGCGCTCCGCTCCAGCAACGACCGCGACGCCAGCGCGCaggtcggcgccggcgcgcggatGCTGCTCTCCGCCTGCCGATCCGATTCCGACGACCTCCAGCTGCAGATGAAAG AACACCAGGAAAAAATAAGTTCCTGTAAGGAAAAGATAGAGAAAGCAAAAGCTGAAACCATTACTGATGAAGAACTGAATGCACTGCAAAACAAGATGGAAGAAAAACTACAGGAAGAGAAACAGCTTCGCCAAGAATTAAG AGTGTTGCGTGATGAGCTTGATAACCTAGACCGTCAAAGAACTTCGATAGAAGAAAGAAAGGATGCtatcaagaagaaaaataaagacaTGCAGAAGGCAGA ACGCACGCTTTCCATGtgtgtatcagttacaaacatcaTGCCAAATTTGGAAGACCAAGAAAAGATTTCTGGCT ACATTGTGGACAGGAGTGGGAAGAAGATAGAGAAGTTCGAGTTTGACAAGACGACACCACCGGTCGAGATCTGCGACAAGCTCTGGAAGAAGATCTAG
- the LOC120641129 gene encoding trihelix transcription factor ASIL1-like: MDDDDDVSPDASPSPASSPGAPSAALPVADPVTVASAPPGGAYPVALPIHRTAASLYATASGGGGGGGGGGGGREDAWSEGATSALIDAWGERFVALGRGSLRHPQWQEVADAVSSRDGYSKSPKSDVQCKNRIDTLKKKYKVERAKPVSSWQFFDRLDVLLAPTYGSKPGSVSGGSGGNNSNSRSPLPAALRMGFPQRSRTPLMPSAAAAAAKRRAPSPEPSVSSESSDGFPPVPALPAANGKRRRTDEGRADGGSGGDRTQGLRDLAQAIRRLGEAYERVEATKLEQAAEMERQRIDFAQELESQRVQFFLNAQMELTQAKNHASPAAAAIPAGATTVGGSSRRMSMANDAGGSSNHHSRYRCGHGDRHHHAPCSHYQQYHDNNHAAAAASEGDQSEEEDDEEEEEESQ; this comes from the coding sequence atggacgacgacgacgacgtgtcGCCCGACgcctccccgtcgccggcgtcctCCCCGGGGgcgccctccgccgcgctcCCCGTCGCCGAccccgtcaccgtcgcctccgcgccgcccgggGGCGCCTACCCGGTcgcgctcccgatccaccggACCGCGGCGTCCTTGTACGCCACCGccagcggcgggggcgggggcgggggaggcggcggcggcgggagggaggaCGCGTGGAGCGAGGGCGCCACCTCCGCGCTCATCGACGCCTGGGGGGAGCGCTTCGTCGCGCTCGGCCGCGGCAGCCTCCGCCACCCGCAGTGGCAGGAGGTCGCCGACGCCGTCTCCTCCCGCGACGGCTACTCCAAGTCGCCCAAGTCCGACGTCCAGTGCAAGAACCGCATCGACACGCTCAAGAAGAAGTACAAGGTCGAGAGGGCCAAGCCGGTATCCTCCTGGCAGTTCTTCGACCGCCTCGACGTTCTCCTCGCACCCACCTACGGCAGCAAGCCCGGCTCCGtctccggcggcagcggcgggaacAACTCTAACAGCCGTAGCCCGCTCCCTGCGGCGCTGCGGATGGGCTTCCCGCAGCGCAGCCGCACGCCGTTGATGCCCtccgccgcagcggcggcggccaagcgGAGAGCCCCGTCGCCGGAGCCGTCGGTGTCTTCCGAGTCCTCAGACGGCTTCCCGCCAGTGCCGGCGCTCCCGGCGGCGAACGgaaagaggaggaggacggaCGAAGGGCGCGCCgatggtggcagcggcggcgaccgcaCACAGGGCCTCCGTGACCTGGCTCAGGCGATACGCCGCCTCGGGGAGGCGTACGAGCGGGTGGAGGCCACGAAGCTGGAGCAGGCAGCTGAGATGGAGCGTCAGCGTATAGACTTCGCGCAGGAGCTGGAGTCTCAGCGCGTGCAGTTCTTCCTCAATGCGCAGATGGAGCTCACGCAGGCCAAGAATCACGCTTCTCCTGCTGCGGCCGCCATCCCTGCCGGTGCCACCACTGTTGGTGGCTCATCTAGGAGAATGTCGATGGCGAACGATGCTGGTGGCAGCAGTAATCACCATAGCCGTTACCGCTGCGGCCATGGGGACCGGCACCATCATGCCCCGTGCTCACATTACCAGCAATACCATGACAACAATcatgctgccgccgctgcaagTGAGGGTGATCAgtccgaggaggaggacgatgaggaggaagaagaagagagccaGTAA
- the LOC120641132 gene encoding 3-oxoacyl-[acyl-carrier-protein] synthase I, chloroplastic-like encodes MQAPAHTLGLRLPPPSSARPRPGRRPAVRAAAAAASATQAAAAASATQAAPRREKDPRKRVVITGMGLVSVFGNDVGAFYDRLLRGESGVGPIDRFDAGSFPTRFAAQIRGFSSEGYIDGKNDRRLDDCLRYCIVSGKKALENAGLAKGSDAHAKLDKVRAGVLVGTGMGGLTVFSDGVQNLIEKGYRKISPFFIPYAITNMGAALLAMDVGFMGPNYSISTACATSNYCFYAAANHIRRGEADIIIAGGTEAAIIPIGLGGFVACRALSQRNDDPTTASRPWDKERDGFVMGEGAGVLVMESLEHAMKRDAPIIAEYLGGAVNCDAYHMTDPRSDGLGVSSCIKKSLEDAGVAPEEVNYINAHATSTLAGDLAEVRAIKQVFNNTSEIKINSTKSMIGHCLGAAGGLEAIATVEAITTGWVHPTINQFNPEPEVEFDTVANEKKQHEVNVAISNSFGFGGHNSVVVFAPFKL; translated from the exons ATGCAAGCGCCAGCGCACACCCTCGGGCTCCGCctgccccctccctcctccgcccgcccgcgtccgggccggcggccggccgtccgcgcggcggcggcggcggcgtccgccactcaggcggcggcggcggcgtccgccactcaggcggcgccgcggcgggagaAGGACCCGAGGAAACGGGTGGTGATCACGGGGATGGGGCTCGTGTCCGTGTTCGGGAACGACGTGGGCGCCTTCTACGACCGGCTCCTGCGGGGCGAGAGCGGGGTCGGCCCCATCGACCGCTTCGACGCCGGCAGCTTCCCCACCCGGTTCGCCGCACAGATCAGGGGGTTCTCGTCGGAGGGATACATCGACGGCAAGAACGACCGCAGGCTCGACGACTGCCTCCGGTACTGCATCGTCAGCGGCAAGAAGGCGCTCGAGAACGCCGGGCTCGCCAAGGGCTCCGACGCGCACGCCAAG CTTGACAAAGTGCGTGCTGGAGTTCTCGTGGGGACTGGCATGGGTGGCCTTACAGTGTTTTCTGATGGCGTTCAGAATCTCATCGAGAAGGGATACAGAAAGATTTCACCCTTCTTCATTCCGTATGCTATAACTAACATGGGCGCAGCATTACTTGCAATGGATGTTGGTTTTATGGGTCCTAACTACTCAATTTCAACTGCGTGTGCTACCTCCAACTATTGCTTTTATGCTGCTGCAAACCACATACGACGTGGTGAGGCTGATATAATCATAGCTGGTGGTACTGAAGCTGCAATTATTCCCATTGGCCTTGGAGGTTTTGTGGCCTGTAGGGCGCTATCACAGAGGAATGATGACCCGACAACTGCATCTAGGCCATGGGACAAGGAGAGGGATGGTTTTGTTATGGGTGAAGGTGCTGGTGTACTG GTTATGGAGAGCCTGGAGCATGCAATGAAGCGTGATGCACCAATAATAGCAGAATATTTGGGAGGGGCAGTGAACTGTGACGCTTACCATATGACTGATCCTAGATCAGATGGACTGGGTGTATCATCCTGTATCAAAAAGAGCCTTGAAGATGCAGGTGTTGCACCTGAGGAG GTGAACTACATTAATGCGCATGCAACTTCCACGCTTGCTGGTGACTTGGCTGAAGTAAGAGCCATAAAGCAAGTCTTCAACAATACATCTGAGATAAAAATTAATTCAACGAAG TCAATGATAGGCCATTGCCTAGGTGCAGCTGGTGGATTAGAAGCTATTGCCACGGTAGAAGCTATAACTACTGGATGGGTGCATCCTACAATTAATCAATTC AACCCAGAGCCTGAAGTTGAGTTTGATACAGTAGCCAATGAAAAGAAGCAGCATGAAGTGAATGTTG CCATCTCTAATTCCTTTGGATTCGGAGGACACAACTCGGTGGTAGTATTTGCTCCATTCAAGCTGTGA